The following coding sequences are from one Eucalyptus grandis isolate ANBG69807.140 chromosome 11, ASM1654582v1, whole genome shotgun sequence window:
- the LOC120289709 gene encoding ankyrin repeat-containing protein At5g02620-like, whose protein sequence is MTDSRDGIVFHLAAFLNIGPVFKLLGPETEYLAREQDMNGHLPIHIASKRGCVDLIEKLLPISAPYNRYDAGNTPLHLAAKYSQPAALIPLMLDKRINPTCVDHKSLTAFTIARNLSIREPTSRKPGVNVENFDHWPSSTIDKTAAVGRDLCVLRPEARDEAFSYTWRKSKFNINDLKYVVNAHLLVATLVATVTFVAGFAVPGEFNGSDAALKDDQGMATMLDKRLL, encoded by the exons ATGACCGACTCTAGAGACGGTATTGTGTTCCATCTAGCAGCTTTCTTGAATATTGGCCCAGTATTCAAACTCTTAGGACCAGAAACTGAATATTTGGCCAGAGAACAAGACATGAATGGGCATCTTCCCATTCATATTGCGAGCAAGAGGGGTTGTGTTGATCTAATCGAGAAGCTACTTCCAATATCAGCTCCATATAACAG ATATGATGCTGGAAATACACCTTTACACTTGGCAGCAAAGTATTCACAACCTGCCGCTTTGATTCCTCTTATGCTGGATAAAAGAATTAATCCCACCTGTGTCGACCACAAAAGCTTGACTGCTTTTACCATTGCTCGAAATCTATCCATAAGGGAGCCTACATCACGGAAG cCAGGGGTCAATGTGGAAAATTTTGACCACTGGCCATCCTCGACAATTGATAAAACTGCAGCTGTAGGTAGAGACTTATGTGTACTTAGGCCAGAAGCTCGAGATGAGGCGTTTTCATACACCTGGCGCAAATCGAAGTTCAACATAAATGACCTGAAGTATGTGGTTAATGCCCATCTGCTGGTGGCGACGCTTGTGGCCACTGTGACTTTCGTAGCTGGTTTCGCAGTTCCTGGAGAATTTAACGGCTCGGACGCGGCCTTGAAAGATGACCAGGGCATGGCTACTATGCTGGACAAGAGATTGCTCTAA